A segment of the Sulfurovum indicum genome:
ACAGGCTGGACAGGATGAGCTCAAAGAGCATAAGCTTTTAGGTACATATCTTGTTCTGGCTTCAGGTGTGGTTGTTATCTTCAAACTGCTTTCGGCAATGATACAGAGAGGATTGATGAAAGCTACCTATCTGTTGGTGCTTATTGTATTTGTTGCAGGTATTCTCAAGCAGGGTAAAGATGGAGGAGAACTTGTTTACGAATATGGTGCGAATGTAGAGAGAGTTCAGGAGCTTGACAGTGAGCTCTTTGATGCACAAGAGGAGCTGGATGAGCTTAAGGAAGAGATGAAGTCTACATCGGAAAAAGCAGTCGAGAAAGCTGCTGAAGTCAAAGAGGCTTTAACAGATGCAGTTGAGAATGCCAAAGAGAGTGCTACGGAAGCAGTAAAGGCTGCAGAAGAGAAGAGTGCTGAAGTTATTGAAGCAGTGAAGGAAAAGGCAGATAAGGTAAAAGAGAGTGTAGCCCCCTCAGCCCCTGAGGTGGAAGTTGTCCCTCAAAAGAGAGAAGAGCCTGAAGTGGCTACCCATTAATATCCCTTTCTAAGATCCCCCGTCACCGGCGGGATCATACTCTATTTCATATCTTTCCTCATTGACTGTTGTTTTAAGTGCGGCAAGATATTTTGACATCTCTTCTATCTGGCTATCACTCAGTGCTTTGGCAAAAGAGATCATAATGGTGCCGAAAGCAGTTCGTGTTCTCCCTTTTTTCAGATCTTTTAGACGTTTGCGCAGAATATCTTCTCTCTGCCCCTGAAGCCGCGGTGAAGCTCCGATACCTTCTCCATAAATACCGTGACAGGAACTGCATCCGTTTTTCATGTAGAGTTGTTCCATTGTATCGTTCGCCTGGATACTTAATATAGTAAGCAGTACTGCGAGAAGAGGTTTCAACATTCTATTTTTCCTTCAGGTAAAGTTTTAAAAATTATATAGTATCGCTTTGAAATATCACTGAAATATAAAATTATAAATTAGAGCTAAGGTCTTAACAGGTAAAGATATCTTAAAACTTTTTTTGATGTCAAGTTCAATCAAAGTTTTTGATCAGTTTATATTGTAATTGGATAACTAATATAATATCTTTGCAAGATAGAGTCCCTCAGGCGGGGCAAGTTTGGTTGTTGATCGCACTTTGTGTGCGATCTGCTGCTGCAGCTCTTCTTTGGCAAGTTTGCCCCGTGCAACCAACATAGCACTCTCAACCATCATCCGTACCTGTGAACGTAAGAATCCATTCGCTTCAAAAGTAATAATATGCAGATTGGCATGGGTATAATATCTGCTTCTGTAGATAGTTCGTACTGTTGTATGTGTAGGAGAACCGGTTTTGTGAAAATAACGAAAGTCATGCTCTCCTTCAAAACACCTGAGAGTCTCTTCTAAGAGGATCGGATCAAAAGAGGATGGATAATAAGAGAGATAGTTTCTTTCAAAAACAGAGCGTGTATCTGTTTTGAAGAGGTAACGATAAAGCCGTTTTTTGGCTGAGAATCTTGCATGAAAGTCTTCAGTGACGATACTGAGATGCTTAAAGGAGATGGCAGTAAGTTTTCGGTTAAGTATTGTTTGCAGCTTTGAGAGGTCGGTCCAGAAATCCGGAAGGTCGAAGTGG
Coding sequences within it:
- a CDS encoding DUF2231 domain-containing protein, yielding MELPALKLPQIELPFDVPTLLHPPIDHFAIAIPVLVLLIEIINLIAKKRAIGVVSFTLLLIGMVAAVAAYLTGTVDGKEAFDALTQAGQDELKEHKLLGTYLVLASGVVVIFKLLSAMIQRGLMKATYLLVLIVFVAGILKQGKDGGELVYEYGANVERVQELDSELFDAQEELDELKEEMKSTSEKAVEKAAEVKEALTDAVENAKESATEAVKAAEEKSAEVIEAVKEKADKVKESVAPSAPEVEVVPQKREEPEVATH
- a CDS encoding c-type cytochrome; its protein translation is MLKPLLAVLLTILSIQANDTMEQLYMKNGCSSCHGIYGEGIGASPRLQGQREDILRKRLKDLKKGRTRTAFGTIMISFAKALSDSQIEEMSKYLAALKTTVNEERYEIEYDPAGDGGS
- the truA gene encoding tRNA pseudouridine(38-40) synthase TruA, encoding MRIKAIIAYDGSAFYGFQRQSTTPLTVTHAIEKVLQSLQIETTIIGSGRTDRGVHATGQVIHFDLPDFWTDLSKLQTILNRKLTAISFKHLSIVTEDFHARFSAKKRLYRYLFKTDTRSVFERNYLSYYPSSFDPILLEETLRCFEGEHDFRYFHKTGSPTHTTVRTIYRSRYYTHANLHIITFEANGFLRSQVRMMVESAMLVARGKLAKEELQQQIAHKVRSTTKLAPPEGLYLAKILY